A window from Candidatus Methylomirabilota bacterium encodes these proteins:
- a CDS encoding segregation/condensation protein A produces the protein MTATAAPTTPPPLTLRVGQFEGPFDLLLHLCRTNEIDLAALPIRTITDQYLAHLEAMEFQDLETAGAYLVMAATLIYLKSKLLVPPDEDEEQFDEDAEALRRELEERLREYARVKALGAWLADREAEQALVWGRPLSDLPPPDDVPLEDLSLHLLERALRRLIDEQARRKPREVEPEPMSLVERMAEILAVLRDTWSLLFSSLTGTERVRSEVVVTLLAVLELVRLGNIRAQQSELFGEIVIERRAEPPASAPSVVQPTTSEATIADSD, from the coding sequence ATGACGGCGACCGCGGCCCCCACGACGCCACCGCCCCTGACGCTGCGGGTGGGGCAGTTCGAGGGACCGTTCGACCTCCTGCTGCATCTCTGCCGGACGAACGAGATCGACCTCGCTGCGCTGCCGATCCGCACGATCACCGATCAGTATCTGGCCCACCTGGAGGCGATGGAATTTCAGGATCTGGAGACGGCCGGCGCCTACCTGGTCATGGCCGCGACGCTGATCTATCTCAAGTCCAAGCTGCTGGTGCCGCCGGACGAGGACGAGGAGCAGTTCGACGAGGACGCCGAAGCGCTCCGTCGGGAGCTGGAGGAGCGCCTCCGGGAGTACGCGCGGGTGAAGGCGCTCGGCGCCTGGCTCGCCGACCGGGAGGCCGAGCAGGCGCTCGTCTGGGGACGCCCGCTGAGCGATCTGCCGCCGCCCGACGACGTGCCGCTGGAGGACCTGAGCCTGCACCTGCTCGAACGCGCGCTCCGGCGCCTCATCGACGAGCAGGCGCGGCGGAAGCCCCGGGAAGTCGAGCCGGAGCCGATGTCGCTCGTGGAGCGGATGGCCGAGATCCTGGCCGTGCTGCGCGACACCTGGTCGCTGCTGTTCTCATCGCTGACCGGCACCGAGCGCGTCCGGTCCGAGGTGGTGGTGACGTTGTTGGCGGTTCTGGAACTGGTGAGGCTCGGCAACATCCGCGCCCAGCAGAGCGAGCTGTTCGGGGAAATCGTCATCGAGCGGCGCGCCGAGCCGCCGGCGAGCGCGCCGAGCGTTGTCCAACCCACGACGAGCGAGGCCACCATTGCCGACTCCGACTGA
- the scpB gene encoding SMC-Scp complex subunit ScpB: MPTPTDVVEALLFASDTPLEAERIREVLDLPDVAAARVLVEELQARYAAADSPLAIVDVAGGHRMVTRPEIAPWLLRLAKARTRARLSRPALETLAIVAYRQPVSRPEVDAIRGVNSEGVLENLLERRLIRVAGRKDAPGRPFLYETTREFLVAFGLRDLGDLPKVESELIVPEVPATAAIDGEAATEQDPGPSGAGVPASG, from the coding sequence TTGCCGACTCCGACTGACGTCGTCGAGGCCCTGCTGTTCGCCTCCGATACGCCGCTGGAGGCCGAGCGCATCCGGGAGGTGCTGGACCTGCCGGACGTCGCCGCGGCGCGCGTCCTCGTCGAAGAGCTGCAGGCGCGCTATGCGGCGGCCGACAGCCCGCTGGCGATCGTCGACGTCGCCGGCGGCCACCGCATGGTGACGCGGCCCGAGATCGCACCGTGGCTGCTGCGGCTGGCCAAGGCCCGGACGCGCGCCCGCCTCTCGCGCCCCGCCCTGGAGACGCTGGCCATCGTCGCCTATCGCCAACCGGTGTCGCGCCCGGAGGTAGACGCGATCCGTGGCGTGAACTCGGAGGGGGTGCTGGAGAACCTCTTGGAGCGGCGGCTCATCCGCGTGGCCGGACGCAAGGACGCGCCCGGCCGGCCCTTCCTCTACGAGACGACGCGCGAGTTTCTCGTCGCCTTCGGTCTGCGCGATCTGGGCGACCTGCCCAAGGTCGAGAGCGAGCTGATCGTTCCCGAGGTCCCGGCAACCGCCGCCATCGATGGCGAAGCTGCGACTGAACAAGATCCTGGCCCAAGCGGGGCTGGCGTCCCGGCGAGCGGCTGA
- a CDS encoding pseudouridine synthase: protein MAKLRLNKILAQAGLASRRAADRLVFDGRVAVNGVVTREPGTVADPLVDTITVDGRAIPAAEAKHYILLNKPRGYLTSRGDPRGRRVVTDLVPPVARLYPVGRLDADVEGALLLTNDGALTHRLLHPRYGLPRVYEAEVAGAVARADLARWRRGVMLDDGPAVPLTVEPLGALPSGSHLRLTFTEGRKHEVKRYCAALGHPVVRLRRTAFGPVKLGNLPVGAARPLTTGEIAALRRAAAAPVARR, encoded by the coding sequence ATGGCGAAGCTGCGACTGAACAAGATCCTGGCCCAAGCGGGGCTGGCGTCCCGGCGAGCGGCTGATCGGCTGGTCTTCGACGGTCGCGTCGCCGTCAACGGCGTGGTGACGCGCGAGCCGGGAACGGTCGCCGATCCTCTCGTCGACACCATCACCGTCGATGGACGCGCGATCCCGGCCGCCGAGGCGAAGCACTACATCCTCCTCAACAAGCCGCGCGGCTACCTCACGTCGCGCGGCGACCCGCGGGGACGCCGGGTCGTCACCGACCTGGTACCGCCGGTGGCGCGCCTCTATCCGGTGGGACGCCTCGACGCCGACGTCGAGGGCGCGCTGCTCCTGACCAACGACGGCGCCCTGACGCACCGCCTCCTGCATCCGCGGTACGGCCTGCCGCGCGTCTACGAAGCAGAGGTCGCGGGCGCGGTCGCCCGGGCCGATCTCGCGCGCTGGCGGCGGGGCGTGATGCTCGACGACGGTCCCGCGGTGCCGCTGACGGTGGAGCCCCTCGGCGCCTTGCCCTCGGGGAGCCATCTTCGCCTGACGTTCACCGAGGGGCGCAAGCACGAGGTGAAGCGCTACTGCGCGGCGCTCGGCCATCCGGTGGTGCGCCTGCGGCGGACCGCCTTCGGTCCGGTGAAGCTCGGCAACTTGCCGGTGGGCGCCGCGCGTCCCCTCACGACCGGGGAGATCGCCGCGCTTCGGCGGGCGGCGGCGGCGCCGGTGGCGCGACGTTGA
- the pheA gene encoding prephenate dehydratase yields the protein MNLDDWRSRINELDNQILHLLNQRAEAALNIGDLKRRQDSPSYAAEREAEIVARLTALNPGPLSAEAVRAIWSEILSGCRALEGPLTVGYLGPRATFSHQAALQHFGSSAAYAGLRSIADVFDDMEHGRVEYGIVPVENSAEGAVNVTLDRLIDSDALVCGERYLTITQNLLSLARDLGEIKVVVSHPQALAQCRGWLAQHLPDVPTQEVTSTAAAAELAAGDVTVAAIASDLAAELYGVPVLRPRIEDNPYNSTRFLVIGRRATGPSERDKTSILFAMRNEPGALYRILEPFARRGLNLTKIESRPAKRRPWEYVMFVDFEGHRDTPTVASALGEIGERTLFLKVLGSYPAG from the coding sequence ATGAACCTGGACGATTGGCGTTCCAGGATCAACGAGCTCGACAACCAAATCCTTCACCTCCTCAACCAGCGCGCCGAGGCCGCTCTCAACATCGGAGACCTCAAACGACGGCAGGATTCGCCGTCGTATGCCGCCGAGCGGGAAGCCGAGATCGTCGCCCGCCTGACCGCGCTCAACCCGGGCCCGCTCTCGGCCGAAGCCGTGCGCGCGATCTGGAGCGAGATCCTGTCCGGCTGCCGCGCGCTGGAGGGGCCGCTGACAGTGGGCTACCTCGGCCCCCGCGCGACCTTCAGCCACCAGGCCGCGCTCCAGCACTTCGGCTCCTCCGCCGCGTACGCGGGGTTACGGTCGATCGCCGACGTCTTCGACGATATGGAGCACGGACGCGTGGAGTACGGCATCGTGCCGGTCGAGAACAGCGCCGAAGGCGCCGTGAACGTCACGCTGGACCGGCTGATCGACTCGGACGCGCTCGTCTGCGGTGAGCGGTACCTCACGATCACCCAAAACCTGCTCTCGCTGGCCCGCGACCTTGGGGAGATCAAGGTCGTCGTCTCGCATCCCCAGGCGCTGGCGCAGTGCCGCGGCTGGCTGGCCCAGCACCTGCCGGACGTGCCGACGCAGGAGGTGACGTCGACGGCGGCGGCGGCGGAGCTCGCCGCCGGCGACGTCACGGTGGCGGCGATCGCCTCCGACCTGGCGGCGGAGCTGTACGGCGTGCCCGTGCTGAGACCGCGGATCGAGGACAACCCCTACAACTCGACGCGCTTCCTCGTCATCGGGCGACGCGCCACCGGGCCCAGCGAGCGGGACAAGACCTCGATCCTGTTCGCGATGCGCAATGAACCCGGCGCGCTCTACCGTATCCTCGAGCCGTTCGCGCGGCGCGGGCTGAACCTGACCAAGATCGAATCGCGGCCGGCGAAGCGCAGGCCGTGGGAGTACGTGATGTTCGTGGACTTCGAGGGCCATCGCGACACGCCCACGGTCGCCTCGGCGCTGGGCGAGATCGGCGAGCGCACCCTCTTTTTGAAAGTCCTAGGCTCGTACCCCGCGGGATAA